One region of Dissulfurirhabdus thermomarina genomic DNA includes:
- a CDS encoding MBOAT family O-acyltransferase gives MLFNTYEFIFAFLPAVLAGYFLLGRLRLTLAARLYLLAASLFFYAYWNPVYLVLILSSILVNYLVCLGFWRGVGRRKALLVAGLVFNLGLLGVFKYTDMAIGTANGLFGLHLPLQHLTLPLAISFFTFQQIAAVVDTYRGTTRPCALHDYALFVSFFPQLIAGPIVHYTEMVPQFRRLRAFVFSNRNVAIGAGFFLMGLFKKAIIADGIAAYVGPVFGALSYDHLPSFIEAWGGTLAYTFQVYFDFSGYTDMAIGLGRMFNIRLPLNFDSPYKSRSIREFWRRWHITLSRFLRDYLYIPLGGSRCSFPRRLFNVMATMLLGGLWHGANWTLVLWGAFHGAMLWIQLLWSKLHRPLPGPVAWAVTFTGLAFSMVLVRAPDLATTMAVWKGMLGFNGFALPLKLLHKWGPVAAWLADHGVTFTTLAPYWRRSKEIQHLAACLVLVLAFPNSQEIFARYFRPSRLWAFAYAACAVVGILALTKVSEFLYFRF, from the coding sequence GTGCTCTTCAATACCTACGAATTCATCTTCGCCTTCCTGCCCGCGGTGCTCGCGGGGTACTTCCTCCTCGGGCGGCTCCGGCTCACCCTGGCGGCCCGGCTCTACCTCCTCGCCGCCTCGCTCTTCTTCTACGCCTACTGGAACCCCGTCTACCTCGTCCTCATCCTCTCGTCCATCCTGGTGAACTACCTCGTGTGCCTGGGGTTCTGGCGGGGCGTGGGGCGCCGGAAGGCCCTGCTCGTGGCCGGGCTGGTCTTCAACCTCGGCCTCCTCGGGGTCTTCAAGTACACGGACATGGCGATCGGGACCGCCAACGGGCTCTTCGGCCTCCACCTGCCGCTCCAGCATCTTACGCTCCCGCTGGCCATCAGCTTCTTCACCTTCCAGCAGATCGCCGCCGTGGTGGACACCTACCGGGGGACGACCCGGCCCTGCGCCCTCCACGACTACGCTCTCTTCGTCTCCTTCTTCCCCCAGCTCATCGCCGGTCCCATCGTCCACTACACCGAGATGGTGCCCCAGTTCCGGCGCCTTCGGGCCTTCGTCTTCTCCAACCGGAACGTGGCCATCGGCGCGGGGTTCTTCCTCATGGGGCTCTTCAAGAAGGCCATCATCGCCGACGGCATCGCCGCCTACGTGGGCCCGGTCTTCGGGGCGCTCTCCTACGACCACCTGCCGAGTTTCATCGAGGCATGGGGCGGCACCCTGGCCTATACCTTCCAGGTCTACTTCGATTTTTCCGGCTACACGGACATGGCCATCGGCCTCGGGCGCATGTTCAACATCCGGCTGCCGCTCAACTTCGACTCTCCCTACAAGAGCCGGTCCATCCGGGAGTTCTGGCGCCGCTGGCACATCACGCTCTCCCGCTTCCTGCGCGATTACCTCTACATCCCCCTCGGGGGCAGCCGGTGCAGTTTCCCGCGGCGGCTCTTCAACGTGATGGCCACCATGCTGCTCGGGGGGCTCTGGCACGGTGCGAACTGGACCCTGGTGCTCTGGGGGGCCTTCCACGGGGCCATGCTCTGGATCCAGCTGCTCTGGTCGAAGCTCCATCGGCCGCTTCCGGGGCCGGTGGCCTGGGCGGTGACCTTCACCGGGCTCGCCTTCTCCATGGTGCTCGTCCGGGCCCCCGACCTCGCCACCACCATGGCGGTCTGGAAGGGGATGTTGGGGTTCAACGGCTTCGCCCTGCCGCTCAAGCTGCTCCACAAGTGGGGCCCCGTCGCCGCCTGGCTCGCCGACCACGGCGTGACCTTCACCACGCTGGCGCCGTATTGGCGGAGGAGCAAGGAGATCCAGCACCTGGCCGCGTGCCTGGTGCTGGTCTTGGCCTTCCCGAACTCCCAGGAGATCTTCGCCCGCTACTTCCGTCCCAGCCGGCTCTGGGCCTTCGCCTACGCCGCCTGCGCCGTGGTGGGGATCCTCGCCCTCACCAAGGTCTCCGAGTTCCTGTACTTCCGGTTCTGA
- a CDS encoding glycosyltransferase family 2 protein encodes MGHPAVTVVIPSHNHRPYLERAVESALAQTWPRTEVLVIDDGSTDGSRELLERLHAERGGFRLVFQDNRGLVRTLNRGLREATGEFWCELASDDYLPPESVEKRARFLLDRPDHVAVFGDGISVQGEAETGRSILDEKRRGLFAAGDPIRRMLEGVLPVFATGLFRRGVLLRMGGFDERFRFYEDLDTPVRLVLEGKVGFLPEPVLYRREHGGNVSRVTDHVRLEKALCYRLLLEDPRLAAYRRLLRRRLRRSILALGRSVARRGGGSGPEHRVLRGALGLCLCDPRLLWYVIRWGWLRG; translated from the coding sequence ATGGGGCATCCCGCGGTCACCGTGGTCATCCCGTCCCACAACCACCGGCCCTACCTGGAGCGGGCGGTGGAGAGCGCCCTGGCCCAGACCTGGCCGCGCACCGAGGTCCTCGTCATCGACGACGGGTCCACGGACGGGAGCCGGGAGCTGCTCGAACGCCTCCATGCCGAGCGGGGCGGTTTCCGGCTGGTGTTCCAGGACAACCGCGGCCTCGTCCGGACCCTCAACCGGGGGCTCCGGGAGGCCACCGGCGAATTCTGGTGCGAGCTGGCCTCGGACGATTATCTTCCGCCCGAGAGCGTGGAGAAGCGGGCCCGGTTCCTCCTGGACCGGCCGGACCACGTGGCGGTCTTCGGGGACGGGATCTCGGTGCAGGGAGAGGCGGAGACCGGCCGGTCCATCCTCGATGAGAAGCGCCGGGGGCTCTTCGCCGCCGGCGATCCCATCCGCCGGATGCTGGAAGGGGTCCTGCCCGTCTTCGCCACCGGGCTCTTCCGCCGCGGGGTGCTGCTCCGCATGGGCGGCTTCGACGAGCGGTTCCGGTTCTACGAGGACCTCGACACCCCCGTCCGCCTCGTGCTGGAGGGGAAGGTGGGCTTCCTGCCCGAGCCGGTCCTCTACCGGCGGGAGCACGGGGGGAACGTCTCCCGGGTGACCGACCACGTCCGGCTCGAGAAGGCCCTCTGCTACCGGCTCCTCCTGGAGGATCCCCGCCTGGCCGCCTACCGGCGCCTGCTCCGCCGCCGGCTCCGCCGGTCCATCCTGGCCCTGGGCCGGTCCGTGGCCCGGCGGGGCGGGGGGAGCGGGCCGGAACACCGGGTGCTTCGCGGCGCCCTGGGACTTTGCCTGTGCGATCCGCGCCTGCTATGGTACGTTATCCGCTGGGGCTGGCTCCGCGGGTAA
- a CDS encoding sulfotransferase, with protein sequence MPVRTAHPPVVVTGAHRSGTSMVARLLGRLGLVLGADLQGDAESRFFLGLNDTLLFLNNCFWDNPGPMAYLAERPELLEDYARCVERELEGLGARRFLGRRCLWRCRPLEHVPGPWGWKDPRAVLTLPVWLRVFPEVRVVYQVRNGVDVARSLVVRERRAEEDRRRRLARRLRRRSFRGTLRESGLRGSLRCATLEGAFSLWEDYVEIAERNLSAMPADRVFRLRYEDFVGSAPAGLSRLARFCGLDGVGPEAIREACTDLRGDRAFAYRRDPELSAFFERVRETPWMQRLGYGGDGRRDAVSGGAEAAKAAEFREAGPRRDQRAP encoded by the coding sequence GTGCCGGTTCGAACGGCGCATCCCCCCGTTGTCGTGACAGGTGCCCACCGCTCCGGGACCAGCATGGTGGCGAGGCTGCTCGGGCGGCTGGGGCTCGTCCTGGGGGCCGACCTCCAGGGAGACGCCGAGTCCCGTTTCTTTCTCGGCCTGAACGACACCCTCCTCTTCCTCAACAACTGCTTTTGGGACAACCCCGGCCCCATGGCCTACCTTGCGGAGAGGCCGGAATTGCTCGAGGACTACGCCCGGTGCGTGGAACGGGAACTCGAAGGTCTCGGCGCCCGGCGTTTCCTCGGGCGCCGGTGCCTCTGGCGGTGCCGTCCTCTGGAGCACGTCCCCGGGCCCTGGGGCTGGAAGGACCCCCGGGCCGTGCTGACCTTGCCGGTGTGGCTCCGGGTGTTTCCCGAAGTCCGCGTCGTCTACCAGGTGCGGAACGGGGTGGATGTGGCCCGGAGCCTCGTGGTGCGAGAGCGCCGGGCCGAGGAAGACCGGCGCCGCCGGCTGGCCCGTCGCCTCCGTCGTCGGTCCTTCCGGGGAACCCTCAGGGAGTCCGGTCTCCGGGGCTCGCTTCGCTGTGCCACCCTGGAGGGGGCCTTCTCCTTGTGGGAGGATTACGTCGAGATCGCGGAGCGGAACCTGTCGGCCATGCCGGCGGACCGGGTCTTCCGCCTCCGGTACGAGGATTTCGTCGGTTCGGCCCCGGCCGGGTTGTCCCGCCTGGCCCGCTTCTGCGGCCTGGACGGGGTGGGCCCGGAAGCGATACGGGAGGCCTGCACGGACCTAAGAGGGGACCGGGCCTTTGCCTATCGCCGGGATCCGGAGCTTTCGGCCTTCTTCGAACGGGTCCGCGAGACCCCGTGGATGCAGCGGCTGGGCTACGGCGGCGACGGGCGGCGGGACGCCGTCTCCGGGGGCGCGGAGGCGGCCAAGGCCGCCGAATTCCGGGAGGCCGGTCCTCGTCGCGACCAGAGGGCGCCGTGA
- a CDS encoding acyltransferase codes for MNPGAVHVGEGVVIRRGCFLRAHRGPGLRIRIGDGSSLNERCRISAAEEVTIGRHVMVAAEVFIVDHDHVFDHPDLPPALVREVRSRPVRIDDGCWLGFRSIVLKGVRVGRRSVVGAGAVVTRDVPPESLAVGVPARVVARRDPRSGKWVKVAGGRDGPGDGVSPGRLDKAGPGR; via the coding sequence ATGAATCCCGGCGCGGTCCACGTGGGCGAGGGCGTGGTCATACGGCGGGGTTGTTTCCTCCGTGCCCACAGGGGCCCCGGGCTCCGCATCCGGATCGGCGACGGGAGCTCCCTGAACGAGCGCTGCCGGATCAGCGCCGCCGAGGAGGTGACCATAGGCCGCCACGTCATGGTCGCCGCCGAGGTCTTCATCGTTGACCACGACCACGTCTTCGACCACCCGGACCTTCCGCCGGCGCTGGTCCGGGAGGTCCGGTCCCGGCCCGTCCGAATCGACGACGGGTGCTGGCTGGGCTTTCGGAGTATCGTGCTCAAGGGGGTGCGCGTGGGGCGCCGGAGCGTGGTGGGGGCCGGCGCGGTGGTGACCCGGGACGTGCCGCCCGAATCCCTGGCGGTGGGGGTCCCGGCCCGGGTGGTCGCCCGGCGCGACCCGCGTTCCGGCAAGTGGGTGAAGGTGGCCGGCGGGCGGGATGGTCCGGGGGACGGCGTTTCCCCCGGCCGCCTTGACAAGGCCGGCCCGGGCCGGTAA
- a CDS encoding carboxymuconolactone decarboxylase family protein: protein MDPCTTCPANFQEYQKRFPEMFDAYREAARRARTAGPLDEKTTHLVQLAAAVGIRSEGAVHSHARRALDAGAAPDELFHVVNLMVSTVGFPAAAAAFSWIRDVLENR, encoded by the coding sequence ATGGACCCCTGCACCACCTGCCCCGCAAACTTCCAGGAATACCAGAAGCGATTCCCCGAGATGTTCGACGCCTACCGGGAGGCCGCCCGCCGGGCCCGCACCGCCGGCCCCCTCGACGAGAAGACCACCCACCTGGTCCAGCTGGCCGCGGCCGTGGGGATCCGGAGCGAGGGGGCGGTCCATTCCCATGCCCGCAGGGCCCTTGACGCCGGGGCTGCCCCCGATGAATTATTTCACGTGGTCAACCTGATGGTGAGCACCGTGGGTTTCCCGGCCGCCGCGGCCGCCTTCTCGTGGATCCGCGACGTCCTGGAGAACCGGTGA
- a CDS encoding TIGR01777 family oxidoreductase, whose amino-acid sequence MRFFVMGGTGFVGTALLCHLVQAGHEVAALVRSAAGEKTLPPGVAAVAGNPLEPGGWQEPAAAADVLVNLVGRPIFARWTPTVRREILETRVRSTRMAVAALARRAPGAGGTLINANAVGWYRGGSDEILAEDAPPGDGFLAEVARSWQAEAEKARDHGTRVVVTRFGTVLGPGGGALDRLLPPFRFGLGGRLGSGRQWFSWIHVADLARAVTFLAERKDLEGPVNLAAPNPVRNAEFTRALARVLHRPALLPVPAPLLRLLLGEVAEVILRGERVVPKRLLEAGFEFRFPTVEAALRDILGG is encoded by the coding sequence ATGCGATTCTTCGTGATGGGAGGAACGGGTTTCGTCGGGACGGCGCTCCTCTGCCACCTCGTCCAGGCGGGCCACGAAGTGGCGGCCCTGGTCCGGTCCGCCGCCGGGGAGAAGACCCTGCCGCCGGGCGTGGCGGCCGTGGCCGGGAACCCCCTCGAACCCGGCGGATGGCAGGAACCGGCCGCGGCGGCGGACGTCCTGGTCAACCTGGTGGGGCGCCCGATCTTCGCCCGCTGGACCCCGACGGTCCGTCGGGAGATCCTCGAGACCCGGGTCCGGTCCACCCGGATGGCCGTGGCGGCCCTCGCCCGCCGGGCCCCGGGCGCCGGCGGCACCCTCATCAACGCCAACGCCGTGGGCTGGTACCGGGGAGGGAGCGACGAGATCCTCGCCGAGGACGCCCCGCCCGGGGACGGGTTCCTGGCCGAGGTCGCCCGGAGCTGGCAGGCGGAGGCAGAGAAGGCCCGGGACCACGGCACCCGCGTGGTGGTCACCCGTTTCGGGACGGTCCTCGGCCCGGGCGGCGGCGCCCTGGACCGGCTGCTCCCACCCTTCCGGTTCGGCCTCGGCGGACGCCTCGGCTCGGGGCGCCAGTGGTTCTCGTGGATCCACGTCGCGGACCTCGCCCGCGCCGTCACCTTCCTCGCCGAGCGGAAAGACCTCGAGGGCCCGGTGAACCTGGCAGCCCCGAACCCCGTGCGAAACGCCGAGTTCACCCGGGCCCTCGCCCGGGTGCTGCACCGGCCGGCCCTGCTGCCGGTCCCGGCCCCCCTTTTGCGGCTCCTCCTGGGAGAGGTGGCCGAGGTCATCCTCAGGGGCGAGCGGGTGGTGCCGAAGCGCCTGCTCGAGGCAGGCTTCGAGTTCCGCTTCCCCACCGTGGAAGCGGCCCTCCGGGACATACTGGGCGGATGA
- a CDS encoding glycoside hydrolase family 15 protein — translation MTYHPIETYGAIGNLHTIALVGPDGSIDWLPAPHLDAPGVFAAILDDEKGGRFRIAPTAPFDTAARYLAGTNILVTAFRTRAGEAELTDFMPVDEDGGGRPPSRLLRRLECTRGEIEVEAFFEPRFDYARAATRVRLEAPGRLAAEGGGGRLDLATPFPMEIEGAGARGRAVLRRGDVLWWGLDYGPGPAPPAPEACERCLEATRNFWRRWLETRETGRRPWFGPWTPLMERSALVLKLLQFRPSGAVAAAATTSLPEEIGGGRNWDYRFTWIRDASLTLQALYELGHLEEMERYFGWIEERFKHRSARDLRIMYGLRGEEDLREDVLGHLEGYKGSAPVRIGNAAAGQQQMDIYGEILDAALRLSNYAGKIRPDLWPFLRSVCDHVAAHWREPDSGIWEVRGPPAHFVHSKVMCWVAMDRGLTIARRYGFACDRRAWAATRDAIRDEVLRRGWNPARGAFVQRYESDTLDAACLRLPLVGFLPFDDPRVRATVEAVQAELAADGLLYRYKGGDGLPGGEGAFLLCTCWLAQCLAGLGRLEEAEETLRRVAALAGPLGLFSEEYDPAWRQALGNYPQAFTHIGLVIGVAALRRAQGRAEVRLERPRPRRPGRLGRPLVLNASGESCPLDTSALAARLMRHLNILRGAFFDTARGRVAYEEMRGSPEYRDYLDLACGLSAFDPSALETPEARKAFWINLYNVLVIHGVIELGIRDSVKEVPAFFRKIRYRVGPHTLSPDHIEHGILRGNRRRPGGLFRPFGRRDPRRALALAPLDPRIHFALVCASSSCPPIEVYTAEHLDHQLELAAETFVNGEGLRFDPARDTLFLSRVFRWYARDFGDRPEDRIRFLAAYVRDGDLAARMRETPGGFRLRYLPYDWRLNRT, via the coding sequence ATGACCTACCACCCCATCGAGACCTACGGCGCCATCGGCAACCTCCACACCATCGCCCTGGTGGGGCCCGACGGGTCCATCGACTGGCTTCCCGCGCCCCACCTCGACGCCCCCGGCGTCTTCGCGGCCATCCTCGACGACGAAAAGGGGGGCCGGTTCCGGATCGCCCCCACCGCCCCCTTCGACACCGCCGCCCGCTACCTGGCCGGCACCAACATCCTCGTGACCGCCTTCCGGACCCGGGCCGGCGAGGCCGAGCTCACGGACTTCATGCCCGTGGACGAAGACGGCGGCGGCCGACCCCCCTCGCGCCTCCTCCGCCGCCTCGAGTGCACCCGGGGAGAGATCGAGGTGGAGGCCTTTTTCGAGCCGAGGTTCGACTACGCCCGGGCCGCCACCCGTGTCCGCCTGGAGGCGCCCGGACGCCTGGCCGCCGAGGGCGGCGGGGGGCGCCTGGACCTGGCGACACCCTTCCCCATGGAGATCGAGGGCGCCGGGGCCCGGGGGCGGGCCGTCCTCCGCCGGGGCGACGTCCTGTGGTGGGGCCTGGACTACGGGCCGGGGCCCGCCCCGCCGGCCCCCGAGGCCTGCGAACGCTGCCTCGAGGCCACCCGGAATTTCTGGCGCCGCTGGCTCGAAACCCGGGAGACCGGGCGGCGGCCCTGGTTCGGGCCCTGGACCCCCCTCATGGAACGCTCCGCCCTGGTCCTCAAGCTCCTCCAGTTCCGGCCGAGCGGCGCCGTGGCCGCCGCGGCCACCACGTCCCTCCCGGAGGAGATCGGCGGGGGGCGGAACTGGGACTACCGGTTCACCTGGATCCGGGACGCCTCCCTGACGCTCCAGGCCCTGTACGAGCTCGGCCACCTGGAAGAGATGGAGCGCTACTTCGGGTGGATCGAGGAACGATTCAAGCACCGGTCGGCGCGGGATCTCCGCATCATGTACGGTCTGCGCGGCGAGGAAGACCTCCGGGAAGACGTCCTCGGCCACCTCGAGGGATACAAGGGCTCCGCACCGGTCCGGATCGGCAACGCGGCCGCCGGCCAGCAGCAGATGGACATCTACGGAGAGATCCTGGACGCGGCCCTGCGCCTTTCGAACTACGCGGGGAAGATCCGCCCGGACCTCTGGCCCTTCCTGAGATCCGTGTGCGACCACGTGGCCGCCCACTGGCGGGAACCTGATTCCGGCATCTGGGAGGTCCGGGGCCCGCCGGCCCACTTCGTCCACTCCAAGGTCATGTGCTGGGTCGCCATGGACCGGGGGCTCACCATCGCCCGCCGCTACGGTTTTGCCTGCGACCGGCGGGCCTGGGCGGCCACCCGGGACGCCATCCGGGACGAAGTCCTCCGGCGGGGGTGGAACCCCGCCCGGGGGGCCTTCGTCCAGCGGTACGAAAGCGATACCCTCGACGCCGCCTGCCTGCGCCTTCCCCTCGTGGGTTTCCTCCCCTTCGACGACCCCAGGGTCCGCGCCACGGTGGAGGCCGTCCAGGCCGAGCTTGCGGCGGACGGCCTCCTGTACCGGTACAAGGGAGGCGACGGCCTCCCCGGCGGGGAGGGGGCCTTCCTGCTCTGCACCTGCTGGCTGGCCCAGTGTCTCGCCGGCCTCGGGCGGTTGGAAGAGGCGGAGGAGACGCTCCGGCGGGTGGCCGCCCTGGCCGGCCCCCTGGGCCTCTTCTCCGAGGAATACGACCCCGCCTGGCGCCAGGCCCTCGGCAACTATCCCCAGGCCTTCACCCATATCGGGCTGGTGATCGGCGTGGCCGCCCTGAGGCGGGCCCAGGGACGGGCGGAGGTCCGCCTCGAACGCCCACGACCGCGGCGCCCCGGCCGCCTCGGCCGCCCGCTGGTCCTGAACGCCTCGGGCGAGAGCTGCCCCCTGGACACGTCCGCCCTGGCCGCCCGGCTCATGCGGCACCTCAACATCCTCAGGGGGGCCTTCTTCGACACGGCCCGGGGGCGGGTGGCCTACGAGGAGATGCGGGGATCGCCCGAGTACCGGGACTACCTGGACCTCGCCTGCGGGCTCTCGGCCTTCGATCCTTCGGCCCTGGAGACGCCGGAGGCCAGGAAGGCCTTCTGGATCAACCTCTACAACGTGCTGGTCATCCACGGCGTCATCGAGCTGGGCATCCGGGACTCGGTGAAGGAGGTCCCGGCCTTCTTCCGGAAGATCCGCTACCGGGTCGGCCCCCACACCCTGTCCCCCGACCACATCGAGCACGGCATCCTCCGCGGCAACCGGCGCCGGCCCGGCGGCCTCTTCCGCCCCTTCGGGCGGCGCGACCCGCGGCGGGCCCTCGCCCTCGCCCCCCTCGACCCCCGCATCCACTTCGCCCTGGTCTGCGCCTCCTCCTCGTGCCCTCCCATCGAGGTCTACACCGCCGAGCACCTGGACCACCAGCTGGAGCTGGCGGCGGAGACCTTCGTCAACGGGGAGGGCCTCCGCTTCGACCCGGCCCGGGACACCCTCTTCCTCTCCCGGGTCTTCCGGTGGTACGCCCGGGACTTCGGCGACCGCCCGGAGGACCGGATCCGGTTCCTGGCGGCCTACGTCCGCGACGGAGACCTGGCGGCCCGGATGCGGGAGACTCCCGGCGGATTCCGGCTGCGCTATCTCCCCTACGACTGGCGTCTCAACCGCACATGA
- a CDS encoding thioredoxin domain-containing protein — protein MPGNRLARAHSPYLLAHAGQPVDWYPWCEEAFRRARMEDRPVFLSIGYAACHWCHVMSRESFDDPEVAAVLNETFVNVKVDREERPDVDAVYMEACRRLTGGGGWPLTVILTPDGRPFFAATYLPKASRGGRIGLLDLARHVKRLWATRREPVLRAAAEVTAVLAEEGRAASGPGPDAGTVRLAVETLYGIFDRVHGGFGEAPKFPSGTVLSFLVRHWRRAGDPRAREMADLTLRRMRRGGIFDQVGLGFHRYSTDGRWFLPHFEKMLTDQALLATAYAEAAAAFGEPEFARTAREVFTYVLRDLAAPEGGFFSSEDADVEGEEGRYTTWTEAEIRAVLPPETADALCRVFGVEPEGNYAEEASGRVTGRNVLAFADPGAPLPGDDTVARGLERLAEVRARRRRPRLDDKVLADWNGLMIEALATGARVLGDDALAAAAVRAADFVLSRMRGPGGRLLHRWHRGAVGIPGFLDDYVFVTAGLIALHQALHDSRYLAAAVELQDILDEDFRDEAGGGYHFTSADGEPLLVRRKDIYDGAVPSGNAVAAGNLLRLARLTGEPRYEAAADALFGAFGAAVRAAPAAAVTLLDASAAGSGVDVVVAGEAGARELVAVTREVWHPDDLVVVRKAAPGEAEAAAPPFAAACGPVEGRAAAYVCSRRSCRPPVTDPAALRRLLAEARQAGAFPPDRDAPGGPGA, from the coding sequence GTGCCTGGAAACCGGCTCGCCCGAGCACACAGTCCTTATCTCCTGGCCCACGCCGGCCAGCCCGTGGATTGGTATCCCTGGTGCGAGGAGGCCTTCCGGCGGGCGCGGATGGAGGATCGGCCGGTCTTCCTCTCCATCGGTTACGCCGCCTGCCACTGGTGCCACGTCATGTCCCGGGAATCCTTCGACGACCCGGAGGTCGCGGCGGTCCTGAACGAGACCTTCGTGAACGTCAAGGTGGACCGGGAGGAACGGCCCGACGTGGACGCCGTCTACATGGAGGCCTGCCGCCGGCTGACCGGCGGGGGCGGCTGGCCCCTCACCGTGATCCTCACGCCCGACGGGCGGCCCTTCTTCGCCGCGACGTATCTGCCGAAGGCATCACGCGGCGGCCGGATCGGGCTCCTGGACCTGGCCCGCCACGTGAAGCGGCTCTGGGCCACCCGCCGGGAGCCGGTGCTGCGGGCCGCGGCGGAGGTCACCGCCGTCCTCGCCGAGGAGGGCCGGGCGGCCTCCGGCCCCGGCCCGGACGCCGGCACCGTCCGCCTGGCGGTGGAGACCCTCTACGGGATCTTCGACCGGGTGCACGGGGGGTTCGGGGAGGCGCCCAAGTTCCCGTCGGGCACCGTCCTCTCCTTCCTCGTCCGCCATTGGCGCCGGGCGGGTGACCCGCGGGCCCGGGAGATGGCCGACTTGACCCTCCGGCGCATGCGCCGGGGCGGCATCTTCGACCAGGTGGGCCTGGGCTTCCACCGGTATTCCACGGACGGGCGATGGTTCCTGCCCCACTTCGAGAAGATGCTCACCGACCAGGCCCTCCTGGCCACGGCCTACGCCGAGGCCGCCGCGGCCTTCGGCGAGCCGGAGTTCGCCCGGACCGCCCGCGAGGTCTTCACCTACGTGCTCCGGGACCTGGCGGCCCCGGAAGGCGGCTTCTTCTCTTCGGAGGACGCGGACGTCGAGGGAGAGGAGGGGCGTTACACCACCTGGACCGAGGCGGAGATCCGGGCCGTGTTGCCGCCGGAGACGGCCGATGCCCTGTGCCGCGTCTTCGGCGTGGAACCCGAAGGCAACTACGCGGAGGAGGCCTCGGGCCGGGTCACGGGGCGCAACGTCCTCGCCTTTGCGGATCCCGGGGCGCCTCTGCCCGGCGACGACACCGTGGCGCGCGGCCTGGAACGTCTGGCCGAGGTCCGGGCCCGGCGCCGGCGTCCCCGCCTGGACGACAAGGTGCTGGCCGACTGGAACGGGCTCATGATCGAGGCGCTGGCCACGGGGGCGCGCGTGCTCGGTGACGACGCTCTCGCCGCCGCCGCGGTCCGCGCGGCCGATTTCGTCCTCTCCCGGATGCGGGGCCCGGGCGGGCGGCTGTTGCACCGCTGGCACCGCGGGGCCGTGGGCATCCCGGGCTTTCTCGACGACTACGTCTTCGTGACCGCCGGCCTGATCGCCCTCCACCAGGCGCTCCACGACTCGAGATACCTGGCCGCCGCCGTGGAACTCCAGGACATCCTCGACGAAGACTTCCGGGACGAGGCGGGCGGCGGTTATCACTTCACGTCCGCGGACGGGGAACCCCTTCTCGTCCGGCGCAAAGACATTTATGATGGGGCCGTTCCTTCCGGGAACGCGGTGGCGGCCGGGAACCTTCTCCGGCTGGCACGGTTGACGGGCGAGCCCCGGTACGAGGCGGCGGCCGACGCCCTCTTCGGCGCCTTCGGCGCCGCCGTCCGCGCGGCACCCGCCGCCGCGGTCACGCTCCTCGATGCCTCGGCCGCCGGGTCCGGGGTGGACGTGGTGGTGGCCGGGGAGGCCGGCGCCCGGGAACTCGTCGCCGTGACCCGGGAGGTGTGGCACCCGGACGACCTGGTCGTCGTTCGGAAGGCCGCCCCGGGCGAAGCCGAGGCGGCGGCGCCTCCCTTCGCCGCGGCATGCGGCCCCGTGGAGGGGCGGGCGGCGGCCTACGTCTGCAGCCGCCGCTCGTGCCGTCCGCCGGTGACGGACCCGGCGGCGCTTCGCCGGCTCCTGGCCGAGGCCCGGCAGGCGGGCGCCTTCCCGCCGGACCGGGATGCGCCCGGCGGGCCCGGCGCCTGA